Proteins from a single region of Murdochiella vaginalis:
- a CDS encoding helix-turn-helix transcriptional regulator yields the protein MLKNNIELDVKTKCIEAGITQAKLAKEISTSAPYVNRVIRSKETIVNNTLVKMMEALGYDIELRYVKREKY from the coding sequence GTGCTTAAAAATAATATAGAACTTGATGTGAAAACGAAATGTATTGAAGCCGGAATCACCCAGGCAAAGCTGGCGAAGGAAATCAGTACATCCGCTCCCTATGTGAACCGGGTGATCCGCAGCAAGGAAACCATCGTCAACAACACGCTTGTCAAAATGATGGAAGCTCTGGGTTACGATATAGAGCTTCGGTATGTGAAGCGAGAAAAATATTAG
- a CDS encoding IS256 family transposase: protein MATRKKRPIHKVVMTEGKRQIVQKLLQEYDIETAEDIQDALKDLLGGTIKEMMEAEMDNHLGYEKSERSDSDDYRNGYKEKTVNSRYGSMQIEVPQNRKSTFEPKVVKKRQKDISDIDQKVISMYAKGMTTRQISDTLMDIYGFETSEGFISDVTDKILPQIEEWQNRPLDDVYPVLFIDAIHYSVRDNGIIRKLAAYIILGISCEGKKEVLTIEVGENESAKYWLSVLNGLKNRGVKDVLILCADGLTGIREAIQTALPKTEYQRCIVHQVRNTLKYVADKDRKAFAKDLKTIYNAPNEEQGRANRDHVAEKWSEKYPHAMKRWERDWDVITPIFKFSADVRTVIYTTNAIESLNATYRKLNRQRSVFPSAQALLKALYLATFEDTKKWSLPIRNCGQVYGELAIMYEDRLPA, encoded by the coding sequence ATGGCAACAAGAAAAAAGAGACCCATCCATAAAGTCGTTATGACCGAAGGAAAACGCCAGATCGTTCAAAAACTCCTTCAGGAATATGACATCGAAACTGCAGAAGATATTCAAGACGCACTCAAGGATCTGCTAGGAGGCACCATCAAAGAGATGATGGAGGCTGAGATGGACAACCATCTTGGCTATGAGAAATCCGAGCGCTCTGATTCCGACGATTACCGCAACGGCTACAAGGAAAAGACCGTCAACTCGCGCTATGGCTCTATGCAGATCGAAGTCCCGCAGAATCGGAAATCCACGTTTGAGCCCAAGGTTGTCAAAAAACGGCAGAAGGATATTTCAGACATTGATCAGAAGGTCATCTCTATGTATGCCAAGGGGATGACGACTCGTCAGATCTCCGATACATTGATGGATATCTATGGTTTTGAGACTTCAGAAGGCTTTATATCCGACGTGACGGACAAGATCCTGCCGCAGATCGAAGAATGGCAGAACCGACCGCTAGACGACGTCTATCCCGTCCTTTTCATTGATGCGATCCACTATTCCGTACGAGATAATGGAATCATCCGAAAGCTTGCTGCATACATCATTTTAGGCATCAGTTGCGAGGGAAAAAAAGAAGTTCTGACCATCGAAGTCGGTGAAAATGAGAGTGCAAAGTACTGGCTGTCGGTATTGAATGGTCTCAAAAACCGCGGCGTAAAAGACGTCCTAATTCTCTGTGCCGACGGGCTGACCGGCATCCGCGAAGCCATCCAAACGGCCCTCCCTAAAACAGAATACCAACGCTGTATCGTCCATCAGGTACGGAATACGCTGAAATATGTGGCGGATAAGGACCGAAAAGCTTTTGCCAAAGATTTAAAGACGATCTACAATGCCCCGAATGAGGAACAAGGACGCGCCAACCGGGATCACGTGGCAGAGAAGTGGTCAGAGAAATACCCGCATGCTATGAAACGATGGGAACGGGACTGGGATGTCATCACACCAATCTTTAAGTTTTCTGCTGACGTCCGAACGGTTATCTATACGACCAACGCGATTGAGAGTCTCAATGCCACCTACCGCAAGCTGAATCGGCAGCGAAGTGTTTTCCCAAGTGCTCAGGCGTTACTGAAAGCCTTGTATCTAGCCACATTTGAAGACACGAAAAAATGGAGCCTGCCGATCCGGAACTGCGGTCAGGTCTATGGTGAGCTGGCGATCATGTACGAGGATCGGCTGCCGGCCTAA
- a CDS encoding sensor histidine kinase KdpD gives MTLYYLLTFIIILALLIIIFLISKLFRIRNQIDVIIVALNDIKAGNMNRRILSRDNDITRKICYGINEIAINNQTRLIQQKQSEQAYKRLMTSLSHDVKTPLASLVGYLDAVESGLVENDEKEEYIHIASGKAQHLRQFVESLFEWVKLDAGEQIFHFEEIDLNEISREIVADWIPTLEAHRFQYEIAIPEEEYIIHIDSNAYTRILNNLFQNAIAHSSGNHVIFTIIEDSNEVVIMIRDNGKGISPEHISHIFERMYQVDSSRTGTGNGLGLAITKELIRIHNGTIRASSKSGNGTTFTITLPRTL, from the coding sequence ATGACTTTATACTATTTGCTGACATTTATTATAATTCTTGCTTTGCTGATAATTATTTTTCTTATAAGTAAGTTGTTTCGGATTCGAAATCAGATTGATGTTATCATAGTTGCTCTAAATGATATAAAGGCAGGAAATATGAACCGCCGTATTCTGAGCCGTGATAACGATATAACCAGAAAAATTTGTTATGGTATCAATGAAATTGCAATCAATAATCAAACTCGCCTGATTCAGCAAAAACAATCTGAACAAGCATATAAACGTTTAATGACCAGTCTTTCACATGACGTGAAAACACCTCTGGCGTCATTGGTTGGCTATTTAGATGCTGTCGAAAGCGGACTGGTCGAAAACGATGAAAAAGAAGAATACATTCATATTGCCTCGGGGAAAGCACAGCATTTACGACAATTCGTGGAATCTTTATTTGAATGGGTAAAACTGGATGCGGGTGAACAAATTTTTCACTTTGAAGAGATAGACTTAAATGAAATATCTCGTGAAATTGTCGCAGACTGGATTCCTACGCTTGAAGCTCACAGATTTCAATATGAGATCGCCATTCCTGAAGAGGAATATATAATACATATAGATTCAAACGCATATACACGAATATTAAATAACCTTTTTCAAAACGCCATTGCTCATAGCTCTGGGAACCATGTTATTTTTACAATTATAGAAGATTCAAATGAAGTAGTAATAATGATAAGAGATAACGGAAAAGGAATTTCACCGGAGCATATTTCTCATATTTTCGAGCGAATGTACCAAGTGGATTCTTCTCGGACTGGAACGGGAAATGGTCTTGGTCTTGCAATTACAAAAGAATTAATTCGAATACACAACGGAACTATCAGAGCTTCCAGCAAATCAGGAAATGGGACAACTTTTACTATTACATTGCCAAGAACCCTGTGA
- a CDS encoding ABC transporter permease — protein MTLIIAEFKKWKRNKMLWGLFTLAFLMGLYAIERAYSISRSSSIMDSFGDLYTLAFKNLTGLFLPISLGLIATTLFFEEHKNNTWKEILTIPLSKTQIYISKVIVIIILSVSLCLFTFVFCVIGGAITGNFPDFNSHTILQAVTLFLTGGILIPVAMLPIVFLSIVSKSYVLPIGATLLYLFPAVLAPNYLMGVHPLISAMGIYAKTSAAATEMVEFWGQGITLTITPLVCAFSLLLIGVVSMMASIAVLKKRTY, from the coding sequence ATGACGTTAATAATAGCAGAATTTAAAAAATGGAAAAGAAACAAGATGCTCTGGGGCTTATTTACTTTGGCATTTTTGATGGGGTTATATGCTATCGAGCGGGCTTATAGTATATCAAGGAGTAGTTCTATTATGGATAGCTTTGGAGATCTTTATACGCTTGCTTTTAAAAATTTGACTGGACTTTTTTTGCCTATTTCGCTTGGATTGATTGCAACAACATTGTTTTTTGAAGAGCATAAAAACAACACATGGAAAGAGATTCTTACTATTCCTCTTTCAAAAACGCAAATATATATATCAAAAGTGATTGTAATCATCATTTTATCGGTAAGTCTATGTCTTTTTACCTTCGTATTTTGTGTAATTGGCGGAGCAATTACTGGTAATTTCCCGGATTTCAATTCACATACTATTTTGCAAGCTGTTACGTTGTTTCTGACTGGTGGAATCTTGATTCCTGTAGCCATGCTTCCAATCGTTTTTCTTTCGATTGTATCTAAAAGCTATGTTCTTCCGATTGGAGCTACGCTGCTTTATCTTTTTCCAGCTGTGCTTGCTCCGAATTATCTTATGGGAGTGCATCCACTAATCAGTGCCATGGGCATATATGCAAAGACTTCTGCTGCTGCAACTGAAATGGTTGAGTTTTGGGGTCAGGGAATTACATTGACTATTACGCCTCTTGTTTGTGCGTTCTCTTTACTGCTGATTGGCGTAGTTTCAATGATGGCTTCTATTGCAGTTTTAAAGAAAAGAACTTATTAA
- a CDS encoding recombinase family protein has protein sequence MKRDVKVIKGDTTLKRTASGCVERSIKRVAAYCRVSTDTEDQINSYNSQVEHYTDFIKQNNEWTLAGIYADEAITGTQVDRRIDFQRLINDCMNGDIDMVITKSISRFARNTLDTLKYVRKLKEYNVAVFFEEENINTLTMDGELLLTILSSVAQQEVENISANVKKGLRMKMERGEMVGFQGCLGYDYDPETKSISVNEKEAEIVRYIFRRYLEGVGGMVISRELEEQGYLSPRGHKRWTETTVLGIIKNEKYKGDLLMGKTFTVDPISKRRLDNFGEQDKFYIENHHEPIISEEDFEKAQGIRLRRAKNRNTVANNGGKREKYSRKYAFSSMLECGFCGHMLSRRNWHSSSEYTKVIWQCVNATKNGKKYCPHSKGIEEEAIEKAFMESYRQVCHNNVEITNEFLKTVEEELKDNSLAKDLKKISNQLDKILKKEKDLVELRLNEAISMEIYQEKYNEIAISKEKLLEEKRTLEVTLTDEKALKKRLEGFKKLLESNKYLEEFDRTVFESIVDKIVIGGTNDDGDIDPAMITIIYKTGKKDSQDGRLFKSRRKNAKEVNEETDNKLYPHSSDEVNNLYSYPIDNTC, from the coding sequence GTGAAAAGAGATGTAAAAGTTATTAAAGGTGATACCACACTGAAAAGAACTGCATCAGGCTGTGTAGAGCGCTCAATAAAGAGGGTAGCAGCTTATTGCAGAGTCAGCACGGATACCGAAGATCAAATTAACAGCTATAATTCTCAAGTAGAACACTACACAGATTTTATAAAGCAAAATAATGAGTGGACACTTGCGGGGATATATGCTGATGAAGCGATAACCGGCACACAGGTTGACAGAAGAATTGATTTTCAAAGATTAATCAATGATTGTATGAACGGAGATATAGATATGGTAATTACAAAATCTATATCAAGATTTGCAAGAAATACTTTAGACACCTTGAAATATGTTAGAAAGCTGAAGGAATACAATGTTGCAGTATTTTTTGAAGAAGAAAATATCAATACATTAACGATGGATGGCGAATTGCTTTTGACTATTTTAAGTTCAGTCGCTCAACAGGAAGTGGAAAATATTTCAGCCAATGTTAAAAAAGGCTTGAGAATGAAGATGGAAAGAGGAGAAATGGTCGGGTTTCAAGGGTGTTTAGGCTATGACTATGATCCGGAGACCAAGAGTATTTCCGTCAATGAAAAAGAAGCTGAGATTGTACGATATATTTTCAGGAGATACCTTGAAGGTGTTGGTGGGATGGTTATTTCCAGAGAGCTTGAAGAACAAGGTTATTTATCACCAAGAGGGCATAAGAGGTGGACTGAAACCACTGTTTTAGGAATCATTAAGAATGAAAAATACAAGGGCGATCTTCTTATGGGCAAAACATTTACTGTTGATCCTATTTCAAAAAGAAGATTGGATAACTTCGGAGAACAAGATAAATTCTATATTGAGAATCATCACGAACCTATTATTTCTGAAGAAGATTTTGAAAAGGCGCAGGGGATTAGATTAAGAAGAGCAAAAAATAGAAATACTGTTGCTAACAATGGTGGCAAAAGAGAAAAGTATTCAAGAAAATACGCCTTTAGCAGTATGCTTGAATGTGGTTTTTGTGGACACATGCTTTCAAGAAGAAATTGGCATTCAAGCTCTGAATATACAAAGGTAATTTGGCAATGTGTTAATGCAACAAAAAACGGAAAGAAATATTGTCCACATAGCAAAGGCATTGAGGAAGAAGCCATAGAAAAAGCATTTATGGAAAGCTATCGTCAGGTATGCCACAATAATGTAGAAATTACAAATGAGTTCTTGAAAACTGTGGAAGAAGAGCTAAAAGATAATAGCTTAGCAAAGGACTTGAAGAAAATAAGCAATCAACTTGATAAAATACTGAAGAAAGAAAAAGACCTTGTAGAATTAAGACTTAATGAAGCAATCAGTATGGAGATATATCAAGAGAAATATAATGAAATAGCCATAAGCAAGGAAAAATTGCTCGAAGAAAAGAGGACTTTAGAGGTAACACTGACTGATGAAAAAGCATTGAAGAAAAGGCTTGAGGGGTTTAAGAAGTTACTGGAGTCTAATAAATATCTTGAAGAGTTTGATAGGACAGTATTTGAAAGTATAGTAGACAAAATCGTAATCGGTGGGACAAATGATGATGGTGATATTGATCCTGCAATGATTACTATCATATATAAGACTGGAAAAAAAGATTCTCAGGACGGAAGATTATTCAAGAGCAGAAGAAAAAATGCCAAGGAAGTTAATGAGGAAACTGACAACAAATTGTATCCTCATTCAAGCGACGAGGTTAATAATTTGTATTCCTATCCTATTGACAACACATGTTGA
- a CDS encoding response regulator transcription factor codes for MKTVLIIDDDKSLCALMKKCVEKENLYAMSAYTGVDGLKYLRETDDCALVILDVMMPELDGFQVLKKIREKSNVPVLMLTAKSDENDKVSGLRLGADDYLTKPFGIKELMARVNSLIRRYTALNPEIGKEIDKIVLNDMQIDKNNRTVMISNTPIELTGKEFDLLVFFAENRGCVFTKKQIYTQVWENEYAFDDSNIMSFISKLRKKIELDPEHPYYIQTVRGVGYRFNAEA; via the coding sequence ATGAAAACTGTATTAATCATTGACGATGATAAATCTTTATGTGCACTTATGAAAAAGTGTGTTGAAAAAGAAAATCTTTATGCAATGTCTGCCTATACAGGGGTGGATGGACTCAAGTACTTAAGAGAAACAGATGACTGTGCATTAGTTATTCTTGATGTTATGATGCCTGAATTAGATGGATTTCAGGTATTAAAAAAAATTCGAGAAAAGAGCAATGTACCGGTATTGATGCTGACAGCGAAAAGTGATGAGAATGACAAAGTTTCCGGGCTGAGACTTGGTGCGGATGATTATTTAACAAAGCCTTTTGGCATAAAAGAGTTAATGGCTCGGGTCAATTCTCTCATTCGTCGTTATACCGCCTTAAATCCAGAAATTGGAAAAGAAATTGATAAAATTGTCCTAAATGATATGCAGATTGATAAAAACAATCGGACTGTTATGATCTCAAATACACCTATTGAACTAACGGGAAAAGAGTTTGATTTACTCGTATTCTTTGCAGAAAACAGGGGGTGTGTTTTTACAAAAAAGCAAATTTATACACAGGTTTGGGAAAATGAGTATGCGTTTGACGACAGCAATATCATGTCTTTTATAAGCAAGTTAAGAAAAAAGATTGAATTAGATCCTGAACATCCATACTATATTCAAACGGTTAGAGGTGTAGGTTATCGCTTTAACGCGGAGGCATGA